TTCCTGCGCCGATAATCTGTGCCCCCATCGCATTGAGGAAGTTCTGCAGATCCTGGATCTCCGGCTCTCTCGCCGCTCCAGAGACGGTGGTCGTGCCCTCGGCCATGGCCGCAGCCATCATGATATTCTCCGTGGCACCTACGCTAGGATAATCCAGATGGATATCACAGCCTCTCAGCCTGTCAGCCCGGCAGCAGATCCGGCCGGCTGTCTCCTCAATCTCTGCCCCGAGCAGCTTCAAGCCCTGCAGATGGAGGTCGATCTTGCGCTCTCCGATGGCGCAGCCTCCCGGCTGATAGATTGTCACTTCCCCGAACTTAGCCAGAAGCGGTCCCATCAGGAAGATGGAGGATCTCATCTGCCGCATCAGGTCCTCCGGAACATGAGAGGTCAGCAGAAATGACGTATCCACGGTTACTCTTTCCTCTTCATGCACCGTCCTGCAGCCCAGCCGCTCCAGGATATGCAGCATCGTTTCGATGTCCAGCAGCTTCGGCACATTATGCAGTGAGTGAACTCCTTCGGCCAGCAGGCTTGCTGCCAGAATCGGCAGTGCTGCATTTTTTGCTCCATGGATACGTATGGTGCCTGACAGGGGATTTCCACCCTCAATCACCAATTTGTCCAATGTATCACCTCCGAGATTACCGCTCACCCACCGTAAGCACTTCCTGCACCTCTGTCTTTCGGGATTGGCCGGAAGGGTCTCCGCTTCCGGGTTCCAGACACCAAGAAGCGCTCTGGGTGATTGTCACGATTATAGGATCATCCTATGTTCGGAGCTCCATGTGTGTGACAATGTAAGCCCGGATTCTAGCGTCTCCGTCCTGCAGCCAGCCTGCGGAGCTCGGTGACCACAAGGGAGGCGGAATCTCTTTTGCCAAGGCGTCTTGAGGCCTCCGACATGCTGCGGTGCAGCGTATCCGCCCCGATGATCTTCTGAACCGCAGTGAACAGCGCCTCACCGCTCAGATCCTTCTCAAGCAGCACTACTGCCGCGCCTTCACCTTCCAGCGCTCTGGCGTTGGCTTCCTGATGGTTGTTGGTCACATTGGGAGACGGAATAAGGACAGAGGGTATGCCAAGCGCGGTAATCTCTGCAAGAAAGGAGGCGCCTGCCCGGTTCACGATCAGGGAAGTGCAAGCCAGCACCTCAGGCATATTGTGAACGTACGGGAGGACATGCAGCCAGTTCGGTAACCCGCCCAGCTGCTCGCGCACCGCCTTGCGTGTATCCTCGAAGTAAGACTCTCCGGTGACATACACATAGTGGACATTATTACCCTTACCCACAAATGAAGCCATTTCAATCATGGCGCGGTTAATCGCCTTGGCCCCTCCGCTTCCTCCGACGACCAGTACAACCGTGCTTCCTTCAGGAATGCCGAGGGAAGCGAAGCCGCGCTGCGGGTTCGCCGTCATGACCGTAGTGGCCCGGGGATTGCCCGTATAGATTACATTCTTGGCCCCGGGAAAAGCTGACTCTGTACCTTCAAAGCTCACGGCAACCGTGCTGGCATACCGGCTGAGAAAACGGTTGGTCAGTCCCGGAATCGCGTTCTGTTCATGGATCAGTGTCGGGATGCCGAGCCGGGAGGCTGCATACACTACAGGTCCGCAGACATACCCTCCGGTACCGACTACCACATCAGGCTTGAATTCGCGCAGCATCGCCTTGGAGGCTTTGACCCCCTTCAGGAAGCGCATGACCGTCTTCACATTATCCATCGACAGCTTACGGCGGAAGCCTGTAATATCAATTGCCCGGAAAGGCAGATTCTCCTGGGGAACCAGCTTGCTCTCCAGTCCACGCTTGCCTCCAATATACAGGAAGACAGAATCCGCATCTTCGGATTCCAGTTGTCTGGCTACGGCTACGGCAGGATAGATATGTCCTCCCGTGCCGCCGCCGCTAAGTACAATACGCATGTCTTTCACCTCGCATAACGGGATAAATTAAGCAGAATACCAAGAGCTGTGAGCATCAGGGTCAGCGATGAGCCGCCGTAGCTGATCAGCGGAAGCGTGATGCCCGTTACCGGAATCAGGCCGATCACTACACCGATGTTAATCACCACCTGAACCGCCACCATACAGACGATGCCTACGGCAAGATAGCTGCCGAAGCGGTCCGGCAGGCTCATGGCAACCTTCATTCCGCGCCAGATCAGCAGCAGGAACAGCAGCAGCACGGCCAGACCCCCGATGAATCCCAGCTCCTCGGCCAATATTGAGAAAATAAAATCAGTCTGCGGCTCCGGGACGTAGCTGTACTTTTGCCGGCTCATTCCGAAGCCCAGTCCGCCCAGCCCTCCAGGACCCACCGCATAGAGCGACTGGATGATCTGATACCCGGCGCCCAGCGGATCGGACCAGGGGTCCAGGAAAGCGGTGATCCGCTGCAGCCGGTAAGGCGCAGCGGCAATGAGCCCGGCGAACCCGGCCAGCCCCAGCGCACCGAGGGAGAGCAGATGCTTCATCCGCGCTCCCGCTGTGAAGACCATCATCAGGGCCGCACCGAACATGACAGTGCCTGTGCCGAGATCCGGCTGCAGCATAATCAGCGCGAACGCGGAGCCGATCAGCGCAAGCGGCGGAAGCAGCCCGCGCATGAAGCTGGAGATGTCATACTCCTCGGTTCCGAGCCACTTGGCCAGGAAGAGGATCATCCCCATCTTCATGAATTCAGAGGGCTG
This genomic interval from Paenibacillus sp. FSL H8-0332 contains the following:
- the murG gene encoding undecaprenyldiphospho-muramoylpentapeptide beta-N-acetylglucosaminyltransferase, encoding MRIVLSGGGTGGHIYPAVAVARQLESEDADSVFLYIGGKRGLESKLVPQENLPFRAIDITGFRRKLSMDNVKTVMRFLKGVKASKAMLREFKPDVVVGTGGYVCGPVVYAASRLGIPTLIHEQNAIPGLTNRFLSRYASTVAVSFEGTESAFPGAKNVIYTGNPRATTVMTANPQRGFASLGIPEGSTVVLVVGGSGGAKAINRAMIEMASFVGKGNNVHYVYVTGESYFEDTRKAVREQLGGLPNWLHVLPYVHNMPEVLACTSLIVNRAGASFLAEITALGIPSVLIPSPNVTNNHQEANARALEGEGAAVVLLEKDLSGEALFTAVQKIIGADTLHRSMSEASRRLGKRDSASLVVTELRRLAAGRRR
- the spoVE gene encoding stage V sporulation protein E; protein product: MNKSRHAPDIWLLLPILALLAIGMVMVYSAGSVLGFRNYGDSFYFVKRQLLFAGLGLIAMFITANTDYLVLKKFARPLLLVCFFLLVLVLIPGIGVVRGGARSWIGISSFGIQPSEFMKMGMILFLAKWLGTEEYDISSFMRGLLPPLALIGSAFALIMLQPDLGTGTVMFGAALMMVFTAGARMKHLLSLGALGLAGFAGLIAAAPYRLQRITAFLDPWSDPLGAGYQIIQSLYAVGPGGLGGLGFGMSRQKYSYVPEPQTDFIFSILAEELGFIGGLAVLLLFLLLIWRGMKVAMSLPDRFGSYLAVGIVCMVAVQVVINIGVVIGLIPVTGITLPLISYGGSSLTLMLTALGILLNLSRYAR